The Prevotella melaninogenica nucleotide sequence AGAATGACTATCGCCCAACATAACTATCGCATTATCCGGCAAAGAGCCTTCTTGTTTAAATTGATTCACTCTTACGTTATAGTGTTTTGAGCCGTGATACGTAACATTTTGAGCATGCATTGATAGGGTAGTAACTGAAAGGAAAAGATAAAATAATAGCTTTGTCTTCATATAAATACTTGTATAACACGTCAAACTCATCAGAATACGAAATAATAATCTGATGTATTCCTACTGCAAAAGTAAGAAAAAAGAAAGAGAAAAGAAAGGAAAAGTCCGGTTATCTGTTCCAAAGGAAAGGATAGCCGGACTTTTAAATAAGAGGATTCTTAAATAATAATTGCGCTTATTAGTTCATGTGACGCATTACCTTGCGTAAATAAGCTTGTGTCTTAGCCACATTATATCGAATACCTCCGCTCCATAAGCGAATAGCTCTTTCAATACTGTTCAATGGATTGTGGAAACTCTGAATGATAATAAACATTTCCTTAGACTTTGCAGCATTAAAGCGATCCGAAAGCGAATAACGATTGTTGCTACCAGTACTTTTAAGGATGTTGTTGCACTCCTTTACCAAAACTGGGGAAATCTGCAGTACACCAACATAAGGACCATTTACAGCTGCAGGATTACCCTTGCTTTCAATCTGGATGATTGCATTCATTACTGGTTCCCAATCAAAGCCATTTTTTTGGGCTGACACTTCAACATGTGAAGCAAAAATCATTAAGAAACAAATACTTACTACTTTTAAAATTCTCATCATTAAAAACTTTCCGAAACCTTGGAAGAGTAAGTCAATAGAACTACTCTCTACGGCGTGTTCCTATGTGAGAATGAGTTACCACCACGCCTCAGTTTCATATTAACGCTACAAAGTTACAAAAAATATTCCTGATACACAATACTTTAACATTTAATTAATAAAGTTAGAGATGAATGTTAGATTGGTTAAACAATTACTTTAACTTGCATATGATCGATGAAATCATATCCTTTTTACGATATACGCAATTTGTAGTATTGAAAAAGAATGTTTACCTTTGCCATGTTTAAAAGTCGTAAGAATGCATATTTTTAGGCTTATCGCCCCTAATATGCTTAACAATCCAGATATAAGCTCTACAAGTTAAGACAACAGATGATAAAGCGTAAACGTAGGCGCAGAAAGCAAATGCGCAACAAACATAGTATTTGGTGGTGGGTCTGTGCTGCTTTAGCGGTGCTGACTGTTATTCTTATCATTGACCTTAAACCATGGCGAAAGCCCCACTCTGTAGTCAGCGACCAATGGCCTTACCACGATATGACCAAAGGACCGTATTCAAAAGACTTTGATGGTCTTGACATTTCACGCCATCAAGGGAAGATACATTGGGATGAGTTAGTGGAGGAGAATCCACAACTTCGCTTTGTCTATATCAAGGCTACAGAAGGTAGTTCTATCGTTGACCCATTCTATAAGAGAAACTTTAAAGCTGCAAAGGAAAGAGGCTTATTAGTAGGTTCTTATCATTTCTTGACTTATCGAACTTCCATGGAACGTCAGGTAGAGAACTTTCTTGCTAACATTGACCTTAGTCAGCAAGACTTATTACTACTTGTTGACATAGAAAAGGATGGAACACGCAGTTGGGGACGTGAGATTATTCAGAAGAATCTTGCTGAGTTTATCCGATTAATAAAGGGACGAACAGGACATTCTCCGATGATTTACACCAATGAAGCTTATTATCATCTGAACCTTTATCCAGAGTTTAACAGGTATCGATTATTCATTGCAAACTATAACCTTCCA carries:
- a CDS encoding glycoside hydrolase family 25 protein; this encodes MIKRKRRRRKQMRNKHSIWWWVCAALAVLTVILIIDLKPWRKPHSVVSDQWPYHDMTKGPYSKDFDGLDISRHQGKIHWDELVEENPQLRFVYIKATEGSSIVDPFYKRNFKAAKERGLLVGSYHFLTYRTSMERQVENFLANIDLSQQDLLLLVDIEKDGTRSWGREIIQKNLAEFIRLIKGRTGHSPMIYTNEAYYHLNLYPEFNRYRLFIANYNLPPQLPDTKHDIWQSSKRGRVRGIWTYVDINQLREGVSVDNFKMPK